Proteins encoded by one window of Sorex araneus isolate mSorAra2 chromosome 3, mSorAra2.pri, whole genome shotgun sequence:
- the LOC101541353 gene encoding LOW QUALITY PROTEIN: T-cell surface glycoprotein CD1e, membrane-associated (The sequence of the model RefSeq protein was modified relative to this genomic sequence to represent the inferred CDS: substituted 1 base at 1 genomic stop codon): MVRLQALLLTGFLCCEANPTGPQMPETDPVASEESSSFRLLKVLSFPNHTWASSQGSGWLGELQTHAWDSSLGTVHFLLPXSHGNFSKQKLKNFQALLRLYFHGFTHTVRTFATQMQFEYPFELQISLGCRMHTDETWESFLNGAYDGSDLLSFQGGSWRATPEAGTRAQKVCEVLNRYQDIKEILLYLTKTCPRFLGGLLEGGKSQLERQVRPEACLSPGPSPGPGHLLLVCHVSGFYPRILWTMWVRGDQEQPETQQGDTLPNTDGTWYLRVTLDVVVKEAAGLARRVKHRSLGGQDIILHWGKMPGSHFTLGLLAIQARAIQHLAVNSRIW, translated from the exons ATGGTGCGCCTGCAGGCCCTGCTTCTTACAGGTTTTCTCTGCTGTGAGGCAAACCCAACAG GGCCCCAGATGCCAGAAACAGATCCTGTGGCCAGTGAAGAGTCGTCCTCGTTCCGCCTACTCAAGGTCTTGTCCTTCCCCAACCACACCTGGGCATCCAGCCAGGGCTCAGGGTGGCTGGGAGAGCTGCAGACTCATGCCTGGGACAGTTCCCTAGGCACTGTTCACTTTCTGCTGCCCTGATCCCACGGAAACTTCAGCAAGCAGAAGCTGAAGAACTTCCAGGCTCTTCTGCGGCTCTATTTCCATGGCTTTACCCACACAGTGCGGACTTTTGCCACCCAGATGCAGTTTGAAT ACCCCTTTGAGCTCCAGATATCACTTGGATGCAGGATGCACACTGATGAGACCTGGGAAAGCTTTCTGAATGGGGCATATGATGGATCAGACCTCTTGAGCTTCCAAGGAGGTTCCTGGAGGGCAACCCCTGAAGCAGGAACTCGGGCTCAGAAGGTCTGTGAGGTGCTCAATCGCTACCAAGATATCAAAGAAATCCTGCTATACTTGACCAAAACATGCCCACGGTTCCTCGGTGGCCTCCTCGAAGGAGGAAAGTCTCAGCTGGAGCGCCAAG TGAGGCCTGAGGCCTGTCtgtcccctggccccagccctggaCCTGGCCACCTGTTGCTTGTGTGCCACGTGTCAGGATTCTACCCCAGGATCCTCTGGACCATGTGGGTGCGAGGGGATCAGGAGCAGCCAGAAACTCAGCAAGGGGACACCCTGCCCAACACTGATGGCACGTGGTATCTCCGGGTGACTCTGGACGTGGTGGTCAAGGAGGCAGCTGGTCTGGCCCGCAGAGTGAAGCACAGGAGTCTGGGAGGACAGGACATCATCCTCCACTGGGGTAAGATGCCTGGGTCCCACT